A DNA window from Aminipila luticellarii contains the following coding sequences:
- the rplS gene encoding 50S ribosomal protein L19 — translation MNVMQAIAQEYTRNDIPQFNVGDTVKVHIKIKEGNRERVQVFEGFVLKKQNGGISETFTVRRIASGVGVEKTFPINSPKIDKVEVVKRGDVRRAKLNYMRERTGKAAKIKSKHV, via the coding sequence ATGAATGTAATGCAGGCAATTGCACAGGAATACACAAGAAATGATATTCCTCAGTTTAATGTTGGTGATACGGTAAAAGTACACATCAAGATCAAAGAAGGAAACAGAGAAAGAGTTCAGGTATTTGAAGGTTTTGTTTTAAAAAAGCAGAACGGAGGTATCAGTGAAACGTTCACTGTCAGAAGAATTGCTTCCGGTGTTGGTGTGGAAAAAACATTTCCTATAAACTCACCGAAGATTGATAAGGTTGAAGTTGTTAAGAGAGGCGATGTAAGAAGAGCTAAGCTTAACTACATGAGAGAAAGAACTGGTAAGGCTGCTAAAATTAAGAGCAAGCACGTATAG
- a CDS encoding bifunctional 5,10-methylenetetrahydrofolate dehydrogenase/5,10-methenyltetrahydrofolate cyclohydrolase — MAQILNGREVVDAVNERLRAEVLLLKEKGITPTLGIIRVGAKVEDVSYEKGAIKCAESIGVDVKKYLFKESITQEQLLNVIAAINLDLTVHGVILFRPLPDHIDDNTIRKALLACKDVDGITDQSMAGVYTGTDLGYPPCTPRACIEILDHYGIDITGKTVAVIGRSLVVGRPAAMMVLEKNGTPVICHTKTEDMETICRNADVLIVSAGQAKAIGAEYLSEKQVVIDVGINMTEDGKLCGDVDFEAAQSIVKAITPVPGGVGKVTTSLLMMHVIDAAKKTI; from the coding sequence ATGGCACAGATATTGAATGGCAGAGAAGTAGTAGATGCTGTAAATGAAAGGCTTAGAGCAGAAGTATTACTTCTAAAAGAAAAAGGGATTACGCCTACTCTTGGAATTATCAGAGTGGGGGCGAAGGTAGAGGATGTTTCGTATGAAAAGGGTGCGATTAAATGTGCAGAATCTATTGGTGTGGATGTAAAAAAATATCTTTTTAAAGAGAGCATTACGCAGGAGCAGCTGCTGAATGTTATAGCAGCCATAAACCTTGACCTGACGGTACACGGTGTGATATTATTTAGACCGTTACCGGATCATATTGATGACAATACTATAAGAAAAGCCTTGCTGGCGTGTAAGGACGTGGATGGGATCACAGATCAGTCCATGGCAGGAGTCTATACGGGAACCGATTTGGGCTATCCTCCGTGTACGCCGCGAGCCTGTATTGAAATCTTAGACCATTACGGAATCGATATAACCGGCAAAACGGTGGCCGTCATCGGACGAAGCTTAGTAGTAGGAAGACCTGCGGCTATGATGGTTCTGGAAAAAAATGGAACACCGGTTATCTGCCATACAAAGACAGAGGATATGGAAACCATCTGCCGGAATGCCGATGTGTTAATAGTTTCGGCAGGACAGGCTAAGGCCATTGGCGCTGAATATCTGAGTGAGAAGCAGGTGGTCATTGATGTGGGCATCAATATGACGGAAGATGGAAAGCTTTGTGGCGATGTAGATTTTGAAGCGGCACAGAGCATTGTAAAAGCGATTACACCGGTGCCGGGAGGAGTCGGCAAAGTGACCACCAGCCTGCTGATGATGCACGTAATTGATGCAGCAAAGAAAACAATCTAA
- the hemL gene encoding glutamate-1-semialdehyde 2,1-aminomutase has protein sequence MLNNKTDRSERLFEEAKHYIPGGVNSPARAFQAVGTTPRFIEKADAQFIYDADGNKYIDYIGSWGPMILGNNNPGVLKAVQETIVHGLSFGAATGREITMAKLACEMIPCFEMVRMVNSGTEATMSALRTARGYTGRNKIIKFEGCYHGHSDGLLVKAGSALIAEGGSPDSAGVTENCAKDTLTARYNDMDSVEKLFEEYKGDIAAVIIEPVAANMGVVLPQDGFLKNLREICDLHQTVLIFDEVITGFRLAPGGAQQLFGVTPDMATFGKIIGGGMPVGAYGGRRDIMECVAPVGKVYQAGTLSGNPVAMAAGIAQLTCLKENPSVYEHINSLGEMLYGGLKEIIAAAKVDCTVNHIGSIGTLFFTGGQVTDYTSARTSDLKRYAEYFRYMIQHGNYFAPAQFEAMFISDQHTEADIQKTLSDAAVFFGV, from the coding sequence ATGTTGAACAATAAGACAGATCGATCAGAACGTTTATTTGAAGAGGCGAAGCACTACATACCGGGTGGAGTCAACAGTCCGGCCAGAGCCTTTCAGGCAGTCGGCACGACTCCCAGGTTTATAGAAAAAGCAGACGCTCAGTTCATTTACGATGCGGACGGAAATAAATATATCGATTATATTGGTTCATGGGGGCCGATGATCCTTGGAAATAACAATCCCGGAGTTTTAAAGGCTGTGCAGGAAACAATCGTCCATGGACTTAGCTTCGGTGCCGCCACGGGAAGGGAAATTACCATGGCAAAGCTCGCCTGCGAGATGATTCCGTGCTTTGAGATGGTGCGGATGGTAAATTCGGGGACGGAGGCCACCATGTCTGCCCTCCGCACGGCAAGAGGCTACACGGGAAGAAATAAGATCATCAAATTTGAAGGCTGCTATCACGGGCACAGCGACGGTCTTTTAGTGAAAGCAGGTTCCGCATTGATTGCGGAAGGCGGCTCGCCGGACAGCGCAGGTGTTACAGAAAACTGTGCAAAGGATACGCTGACAGCAAGATACAACGACATGGACAGCGTAGAAAAATTGTTTGAAGAATACAAAGGAGATATTGCCGCCGTTATTATTGAACCAGTCGCAGCCAATATGGGCGTGGTTCTGCCGCAAGATGGATTCCTGAAAAACCTTCGTGAAATCTGTGATCTTCATCAGACTGTTCTGATTTTCGACGAAGTAATCACCGGCTTCCGATTAGCACCCGGCGGGGCGCAGCAGCTGTTTGGTGTGACGCCGGATATGGCGACCTTCGGCAAGATTATTGGAGGCGGTATGCCGGTAGGGGCTTACGGCGGCAGACGGGACATCATGGAATGTGTAGCACCGGTAGGGAAGGTGTATCAGGCGGGTACACTGAGCGGAAATCCGGTGGCAATGGCGGCAGGTATTGCTCAACTGACCTGCTTAAAGGAAAATCCGTCTGTATATGAGCATATTAATTCCCTGGGAGAAATGTTGTACGGCGGCCTTAAGGAGATCATAGCTGCGGCGAAAGTGGACTGCACGGTCAATCATATCGGCTCCATCGGAACCCTGTTCTTCACAGGCGGACAGGTAACCGATTATACTTCTGCCAGAACGTCAGATTTAAAGCGATATGCAGAATATTTCCGATATATGATTCAGCATGGCAATTATTTTGCACCGGCCCAATTCGAAGCCATGTTTATTTCAGATCAGCATACGGAAGCGGATATCCAAAAAACGTTGTCCGACGCGGCTGTATTTTTTGGCGTATAA
- the hemB gene encoding porphobilinogen synthase, protein MDILARPRRLRLDEKIRNMTRETRMSKDSLIYPIFIEEGKDIRTEITTMPGQKRYSIDTMGEELESVSKAGVRNIILFGAPAHKDECGSGAYDEHGIVQEALRAAKKDFPDLYYIGDVCMCEYTSHGHCGILKGETVDNDKTLPLLAQTAVSQVRAGADMVAPSDMMDGRVLAIRDALDEAGYENTPIMSYAAKYASAFYGPFREAAGSDNFKGNRKTYQMDYHNRREALKEVFLDLEEGADIIMVKPALSYLDIIREVRDNIDVPVAAYSVSGEYAMIKAAGMAGMVDEASIIAETTTSIFRAGADMLITYFAKEAAQMIQSGQIG, encoded by the coding sequence ATGGATATATTAGCACGACCTAGAAGATTAAGATTAGACGAAAAAATTCGGAATATGACAAGAGAGACGAGAATGTCAAAGGACTCCTTGATTTATCCGATTTTTATAGAAGAAGGAAAAGATATCCGCACGGAAATCACTACCATGCCGGGACAGAAGCGGTACAGCATAGATACCATGGGAGAAGAACTGGAATCCGTATCAAAAGCAGGTGTGAGGAATATCATTTTATTTGGGGCACCTGCTCATAAGGACGAATGCGGAAGCGGAGCATATGACGAGCACGGGATCGTACAGGAAGCCTTGCGGGCGGCGAAAAAGGATTTTCCGGACTTGTATTACATCGGAGATGTATGCATGTGCGAATACACATCCCATGGGCATTGCGGCATTTTGAAAGGGGAGACCGTGGATAATGATAAAACACTTCCGCTTTTGGCACAGACCGCAGTATCGCAGGTTCGAGCCGGTGCAGACATGGTGGCGCCTTCTGATATGATGGACGGCAGAGTGCTGGCTATTCGGGACGCTTTAGATGAAGCCGGCTATGAAAATACGCCGATTATGTCCTATGCCGCTAAGTATGCTTCTGCTTTTTACGGGCCTTTCAGGGAAGCCGCAGGCTCAGATAACTTTAAAGGTAACCGAAAAACATATCAGATGGACTATCACAACAGGCGGGAAGCGTTGAAAGAAGTATTTTTGGATTTGGAGGAGGGCGCGGACATTATCATGGTGAAGCCTGCCCTGTCTTACTTGGATATTATCCGAGAGGTTCGGGATAATATAGATGTTCCGGTAGCGGCCTACAGCGTGAGCGGCGAGTACGCTATGATCAAGGCCGCGGGAATGGCCGGCATGGTAGATGAAGCTTCCATTATCGCAGAAACGACGACCAGCATTTTCAGAGCGGGTGCAGATATGCTGATCACTTATTTTGCCAAAGAAGCGGCACAAATGATTCAGAGCGGACAAATTGGTTAA
- a CDS encoding methylenetetrahydrofolate reductase, with protein sequence MERKEGNGMKISGLLKERASFSFEVFPPKIEQSLEPLKETLDQLYRFKPDFISCTYGAGGTNKGRSTELCDMIERSGHDVMPHFTCIGNTKQGVHDFIGEYVSMGVENVLALRGDIPHGLDGTNGDFNNASQLISFIRENFPSLCLGAACYPEKHMEAVSLEEDIKYLKLKQDCGAEFLITQLCHDVEAYESFIDQIRKKQIHLPVIVGIMPALSKDGIIRMTVSNGCSIPRELAEIIGKYGDNPEEFKKAGKEYTIKQILRYKTAGVNGLHIYSLNKYKDIVDILQASDLCR encoded by the coding sequence GTGGAAAGAAAGGAAGGGAATGGTATGAAGATCAGTGGATTGTTAAAAGAGAGAGCCTCATTTTCCTTTGAAGTATTCCCACCTAAAATAGAACAGTCTTTAGAGCCTTTAAAAGAAACACTGGATCAGCTTTATCGGTTCAAGCCGGATTTCATCAGCTGCACCTACGGGGCAGGCGGTACGAATAAAGGCAGAAGTACGGAGCTGTGCGACATGATTGAAAGAAGCGGGCATGACGTGATGCCTCATTTTACCTGTATCGGAAACACAAAACAAGGCGTGCACGATTTCATCGGAGAGTATGTTTCCATGGGCGTGGAAAATGTACTGGCACTGCGGGGGGATATTCCCCATGGGCTAGACGGAACCAATGGAGACTTTAATAATGCCAGCCAGCTGATTTCTTTTATTCGGGAAAATTTTCCGAGTCTGTGCCTGGGGGCGGCCTGCTATCCTGAAAAACATATGGAGGCGGTTTCCCTGGAAGAGGATATAAAGTATCTGAAACTGAAACAGGATTGTGGTGCGGAATTTTTAATTACTCAGCTTTGTCACGATGTGGAGGCTTATGAGAGCTTTATCGATCAGATTCGGAAAAAGCAGATCCATTTGCCGGTCATAGTGGGAATCATGCCCGCTCTTTCCAAGGATGGGATTATCCGCATGACGGTTTCAAACGGCTGTTCCATACCCAGAGAGCTGGCTGAAATCATCGGAAAGTATGGAGACAATCCGGAAGAGTTTAAAAAAGCAGGAAAAGAATATACGATCAAACAGATTTTACGATATAAAACGGCTGGAGTAAATGGGCTGCATATCTATTCCTTAAATAAATATAAGGACATTGTGGACATTCTCCAAGCATCGGATCTTTGCCGATAA
- a CDS encoding formate--tetrahydrofolate ligase, protein MEFKSDIQIAQETEALHISEIAKRAGVDEKYLELYGNYKAKVDYNILRDASDRPDGKLILVTAISPTPAGEGKTTTTVGLADGLRKINKNALVALREPSLGPVFGVKGGAAGGGYAQVIPMEDINLHFTGDMHAIGAANNLLAALLDNHIQQGNQLNIDARKITWKRCVDMNDRQLRFVVDGLGGKPNGSPREDGFDITVASEIMAILCMAKDIEDLKERVKRIIVGYTYDDRPVTAGDLKAQGAIAALLKDALKPNLVQTLEHNPAFIHGGPFANIAHGCNSIMATRMALKLADYVVTEAGFGADLGAEKFLDIKCRAADIKPSAVVVVATVRALKHHGGVAKADLNNENLEALEKGMPNLLQHVENITKVFKLPAVVAINAFPTDTPAELAMVEEKCRKLGVKVALSEVWAKGGEGGKTLAEEVVELCSQPNDFSYSYTLDMSIEEKLEAIATKIYRADGVAFTPAARKQLVQLEELGFGNIPICVAKTQYSFSDDAKLLGAPRGFVLTVRNLKVSAGAGFIVALTGDIMTMPGLPKVPAAEKIDVDNTGKISGLF, encoded by the coding sequence ATGGAATTTAAGAGTGACATTCAGATTGCGCAGGAAACGGAAGCACTTCATATCAGTGAAATTGCGAAAAGAGCCGGAGTGGATGAAAAGTATCTGGAGCTTTACGGAAACTATAAGGCTAAAGTAGATTATAATATCCTGCGGGATGCAAGCGATAGACCTGACGGCAAGCTGATCTTAGTGACAGCGATTTCGCCGACTCCGGCGGGAGAAGGAAAAACCACCACGACGGTGGGATTGGCAGACGGGCTGAGAAAAATCAATAAAAATGCCCTTGTTGCTTTGAGGGAGCCTTCTCTGGGTCCTGTATTCGGTGTAAAGGGAGGTGCTGCCGGAGGCGGTTATGCTCAGGTGATTCCCATGGAAGATATTAATCTTCATTTTACAGGAGATATGCACGCCATCGGTGCGGCAAACAACCTTTTGGCAGCCTTGCTGGACAATCACATTCAACAGGGAAATCAGCTGAATATTGACGCCAGAAAGATTACCTGGAAACGCTGTGTGGACATGAATGACCGTCAACTTCGATTTGTAGTGGACGGGCTGGGAGGAAAACCGAATGGTTCTCCCAGAGAAGACGGCTTTGACATTACTGTGGCAAGCGAAATCATGGCTATTTTATGTATGGCTAAGGATATTGAAGACTTGAAAGAACGGGTAAAGCGAATTATTGTCGGGTATACCTATGACGATAGACCGGTTACGGCAGGAGATTTAAAAGCACAGGGTGCTATTGCGGCCTTGCTGAAGGATGCCTTGAAACCAAATCTGGTTCAGACATTAGAGCATAATCCTGCATTTATTCACGGAGGGCCTTTTGCAAATATTGCCCATGGCTGCAATTCGATCATGGCCACAAGAATGGCGCTTAAATTGGCAGATTATGTGGTTACAGAGGCCGGCTTCGGAGCAGATCTGGGAGCGGAAAAGTTTTTGGACATCAAATGCAGAGCCGCTGATATCAAGCCTTCGGCAGTCGTTGTCGTGGCCACTGTACGCGCCCTAAAGCATCACGGCGGTGTTGCCAAAGCAGATCTAAATAATGAAAATTTGGAGGCTCTTGAAAAGGGTATGCCGAATTTGTTACAGCATGTTGAAAATATTACAAAAGTATTTAAGCTGCCGGCAGTGGTTGCTATCAACGCCTTTCCAACCGATACCCCCGCTGAGCTGGCCATGGTGGAGGAAAAATGCAGGAAGCTGGGTGTAAAGGTTGCGCTGAGCGAGGTTTGGGCAAAAGGCGGCGAAGGCGGAAAGACTCTTGCGGAAGAGGTCGTAGAATTATGCAGCCAGCCCAATGATTTTTCGTACAGCTATACTTTGGACATGAGCATTGAAGAAAAATTAGAAGCGATCGCGACCAAAATTTATCGTGCAGACGGAGTAGCATTTACCCCGGCTGCAAGGAAACAGCTGGTTCAGTTAGAGGAACTGGGCTTTGGAAATATTCCGATCTGCGTGGCGAAAACCCAATACAGCTTCTCCGACGATGCGAAGCTGCTGGGAGCACCAAGGGGCTTTGTGCTGACAGTCAGGAATTTAAAAGTATCAGCCGGAGCAGGGTTTATTGTCGCCTTGACAGGAGATATTATGACCATGCCGGGACTGCCTAAAGTACCCGCAGCGGAGAAGATTGATGTGGATAACACCGGAAAAATATCCGGACTGTTTTAA
- the ylqF gene encoding ribosome biogenesis GTPase YlqF, with amino-acid sequence MIENINWYPGHMKKTRELIQANLKMVDLVIEVIDARIPVSSRNPIINDLVGGKQRVIILNKMDLADSRENDRWTKQFKEEGHFVVPMNCMNGNGVSSLLSLLTKYQDARNQELSRKRTLRMMIVGVPNVGKSSLINRLLGRKSAKTGDRPGVTRGKQWLTLSNGMQLLDTPGILWPKFEDPEVGLNLAFCGSIRDETMDLSSLALELIGVLQENYPEELMERYKLIELGEMPLDTMEAIASKRGFILSGKRIDYERTARTVLDEFRSGIIGKITLEQCEEA; translated from the coding sequence ATGATTGAGAATATAAACTGGTATCCGGGTCATATGAAAAAAACCAGGGAATTAATACAGGCAAACCTGAAAATGGTGGATCTGGTCATAGAGGTAATCGATGCGAGGATACCCGTATCCAGCAGGAATCCCATTATCAACGATTTGGTAGGGGGAAAGCAGCGGGTAATTATTTTAAACAAGATGGATTTGGCCGACAGCAGAGAAAATGACCGATGGACTAAGCAGTTCAAGGAGGAAGGCCATTTTGTGGTTCCGATGAACTGCATGAACGGAAATGGTGTATCCAGCCTTTTAAGTCTGCTGACGAAATATCAGGATGCCCGAAATCAGGAATTATCCAGAAAAAGAACCTTGCGAATGATGATTGTAGGTGTTCCCAATGTAGGAAAGTCTTCTCTGATAAACAGGCTTCTGGGCAGAAAGAGTGCGAAAACAGGAGACAGGCCGGGGGTGACAAGGGGAAAACAATGGCTGACCCTGTCTAACGGTATGCAGCTTTTAGATACACCGGGTATTTTATGGCCAAAATTTGAAGATCCGGAGGTCGGTCTAAATCTGGCCTTCTGCGGATCCATCCGGGATGAGACGATGGATCTGTCTTCACTGGCTTTGGAATTGATAGGAGTGTTACAGGAGAACTACCCGGAAGAACTGATGGAGCGGTATAAACTGATCGAGCTGGGCGAAATGCCTCTTGACACCATGGAAGCCATTGCTTCCAAGCGGGGGTTCATCCTGTCCGGAAAAAGAATAGACTATGAGCGAACCGCAAGAACTGTTTTGGACGAGTTCCGATCGGGAATCATAGGTAAAATTACACTGGAGCAATGTGAGGAAGCATGA
- a CDS encoding ribonuclease HII, giving the protein MKKEEREALLKEKLQEMKRYEEELYRQGLCFIAGVDEVGRGPLAGPVVTACVILPPDFDILGVDDSKKLSEKKRNELFEKIKEKAIAYAIGMVDNHTIDEINILEATKRAMTEAILKADEKLKKQGEKGIEHILIDALTLKGMDTPQTGIIKGDASSVSIAAASIVAKVTRDRMMVEYAEKYTDYAFEKNKGYGTKAHYAGIEKAGICEIHRKTFLKKVLG; this is encoded by the coding sequence ATGAAAAAGGAAGAACGGGAAGCTTTACTGAAAGAAAAGCTTCAAGAAATGAAAAGATATGAAGAGGAGCTGTACCGACAGGGACTTTGCTTCATAGCAGGTGTTGACGAGGTAGGAAGAGGACCCTTAGCAGGCCCTGTGGTCACCGCCTGCGTCATCCTTCCGCCGGACTTTGATATTCTTGGGGTGGATGACTCTAAAAAGCTGTCGGAAAAAAAGAGAAATGAATTATTTGAAAAAATTAAGGAAAAAGCAATCGCTTATGCCATAGGCATGGTGGACAACCATACCATAGACGAAATTAACATATTAGAAGCAACGAAAAGAGCCATGACAGAAGCGATCCTGAAGGCAGATGAAAAACTAAAGAAACAAGGCGAAAAGGGAATCGAGCACATTCTGATAGACGCGCTGACCTTAAAAGGGATGGATACTCCCCAAACCGGAATTATCAAGGGAGATGCCAGCAGCGTTTCCATTGCGGCCGCTTCTATTGTAGCAAAGGTAACGAGAGATCGGATGATGGTGGAATACGCAGAAAAATATACCGATTATGCCTTTGAAAAAAATAAAGGATACGGGACGAAAGCACATTATGCCGGCATAGAGAAAGCAGGAATTTGCGAAATACATAGAAAAACTTTTTTAAAAAAGGTGTTGGGATAG